In Ectothiorhodospira sp. BSL-9, a single window of DNA contains:
- the rpsI gene encoding 30S ribosomal protein S9, with protein MATTQNYGTGRRKEASARVFLRPGKGDIVVNKKPLEEFFGRETSRMVVRQPLEVTENLSRFDVVATVAGGGANGQAGAIRLGIARALVEYDENLRGKMREFGYLTRDAREVERKKVGLRKARRATQYSKR; from the coding sequence ATGGCAACAACCCAGAACTACGGAACCGGACGCCGCAAAGAGGCCTCTGCGCGTGTCTTCCTGCGCCCGGGCAAGGGTGACATCGTCGTCAACAAGAAGCCGCTGGAAGAATTCTTCGGCCGCGAGACCTCCCGCATGGTGGTGCGTCAGCCGCTGGAAGTCACCGAAAACCTGAGCCGCTTCGATGTGGTGGCCACGGTTGCCGGTGGCGGTGCCAACGGTCAGGCTGGCGCCATCCGTCTGGGTATCGCCCGCGCCCTGGTGGAGTACGACGAAAACCTGCGCGGCAAGATGCGTGAATTCGGTTACCTCACCCGCGATGCTCGCGAAGTTGAGCGTAAGAAGGTCGGCCTGCGCAAGGCCCGCCGCGCCACGCAGTACAGCAAGCGCTAA
- a CDS encoding sigma-54-dependent Fis family transcriptional regulator, whose protein sequence is MFSLHQSPPPLVHPDGEQVIELIPEPFIILDSAHRVVAANQAAADLFSQTRGLLMGQGCQELLFGLSGPCPGDNACPLTLQPGVGKVSEQRIEARNHQGQSRPLKIRLSRMAGDAEGFVGLQLLAENGGQTPKSAGASQVVGRSSAMAKLMHVVERVAPTSATVLLLGESGVGKERIAEHLHRCSERASGPLVVVDCSALGEQLIEAELFGYEKGAFTGADRRKIGLFEAAQGGTLFIDEVGEMPLAMQSKLLRALEASRIRRVGGTDYIDVDARVVAATHRDLGAMVARGEFREDLYYRLAAFPVDIPPLRERREDIVALAEHFLKEAGGAHQLPLSRAVAELLTDYQFPGNVRELKNIISRAAILAGSGSVLPQHIAFQARQQGHRSPAVHGGSDSAYHMEGVPFPRRLRNGLTQERIRAALEACDGHRAEAAQRLGVSERTLYRHLQRLNSPS, encoded by the coding sequence ATGTTTTCACTGCATCAATCACCGCCGCCGCTGGTTCACCCGGACGGGGAACAGGTGATCGAACTCATTCCTGAACCCTTTATCATCCTGGACAGCGCCCATCGGGTGGTGGCGGCCAACCAGGCCGCGGCTGACCTGTTCTCCCAGACCCGGGGCCTGCTGATGGGGCAGGGGTGTCAGGAACTGCTCTTTGGTCTGTCCGGCCCCTGTCCCGGCGACAATGCCTGCCCGCTGACTCTACAGCCCGGCGTGGGGAAGGTGAGCGAGCAGAGGATTGAGGCCCGCAATCATCAAGGGCAGTCACGCCCGCTCAAGATCCGGTTGAGCCGCATGGCGGGCGATGCCGAGGGTTTCGTGGGCCTGCAACTCCTGGCGGAGAACGGTGGACAAACGCCAAAGAGTGCGGGGGCATCCCAGGTGGTGGGCCGCTCCAGCGCCATGGCAAAGCTCATGCACGTGGTGGAGCGCGTGGCCCCTACCAGCGCCACCGTCCTGCTGCTGGGCGAGAGCGGGGTGGGCAAGGAGCGTATAGCTGAACACCTGCACCGCTGCTCGGAGCGGGCCAGCGGCCCCCTGGTGGTGGTGGACTGCTCGGCCCTGGGCGAACAACTCATCGAAGCCGAACTGTTCGGTTACGAAAAGGGTGCCTTCACCGGGGCCGACCGGCGCAAGATCGGCCTGTTCGAGGCGGCCCAGGGGGGCACCCTCTTCATCGACGAAGTGGGCGAGATGCCCCTGGCCATGCAGAGCAAGCTGCTCCGCGCCCTGGAGGCCTCGCGCATCCGTCGCGTGGGCGGCACCGACTACATCGACGTGGACGCCCGCGTGGTGGCTGCCACCCACCGGGACCTGGGCGCCATGGTGGCCCGGGGTGAATTCCGCGAGGACCTTTACTACCGCCTGGCCGCCTTCCCCGTGGACATCCCGCCCCTGCGGGAGCGCCGGGAGGACATCGTCGCCCTGGCCGAGCACTTCCTGAAGGAGGCGGGCGGGGCACACCAGCTGCCCCTGTCCCGGGCCGTGGCGGAACTGCTCACCGACTACCAGTTCCCCGGCAACGTCCGCGAGCTGAAGAACATCATCAGTCGTGCGGCGATACTGGCGGGATCCGGGTCCGTGTTGCCCCAGCATATTGCCTTTCAGGCGCGCCAGCAGGGCCATCGGTCGCCGGCGGTCCATGGGGGCAGCGATTCGGCATACCACATGGAGGGTGTTCCGTTTCCGCGTCGCCTCCGCAATGGGCTGACCCAGGAGCGAATCCGTGCAGCTCTGGAGGCCTGCGATGGTCACCGCGCCGAGGCCGCCCAGCGTCTGGGTGTGAGCGAGCGCACGCTGTATCGGCATCTCCAGCGGCTGAATTCCCCATCCTGA
- a CDS encoding porin: protein MKKTVLAFAVAAAVGVPAAAAADTTLYGRFNISLDFVDDANETSHQLASNSSRLGVRGSEDLGVMGLRGVYQIEAALQSGGSTQAFGGSDLTARNTYVGLASDELGELRLGKHDTPYKMSTLRLNFFADTLGDMNHMSSRWAAVNAGTDSTFYRRLDNTMLYMSPNFDGLQFMASYTTDRSDDTPSNPALDPTVSTSDKDQPAWSLAATFEQGPMFVTVAYEQQNNTAYDFAAFGQPNEIENAKAWKVGGTYQIEDLTLAALYENLDTGTDYLGDRDSFHIGAKYQLGQAYVMGSYTNAGDLDVDDTGAQMFALGAGYALSPRTGVYTVYAHTSNDDNAIYGLAGSGKSKGVGPTNSAGGLAPGENVSGFQVGVTHNF from the coding sequence ATGAAAAAAACCGTACTCGCATTCGCAGTTGCCGCCGCCGTGGGCGTGCCCGCCGCCGCCGCTGCTGACACCACCCTGTATGGTCGTTTCAACATCTCCCTGGACTTCGTGGACGACGCCAACGAAACCTCCCACCAGTTGGCCTCCAACTCCTCCCGCCTGGGTGTGCGTGGTTCTGAAGACCTGGGTGTGATGGGTCTGCGCGGCGTGTACCAGATTGAAGCCGCCCTGCAGAGCGGAGGATCCACGCAGGCTTTTGGTGGTAGCGACCTCACTGCACGTAACACATATGTGGGTCTGGCCAGCGATGAGTTGGGTGAACTCCGCCTGGGTAAGCATGACACCCCTTACAAGATGTCCACCCTGCGTCTGAACTTCTTTGCTGACACCCTGGGTGACATGAACCACATGAGCAGCCGCTGGGCCGCTGTGAACGCCGGCACGGACAGCACCTTCTATCGTCGCCTGGACAACACCATGCTGTACATGAGCCCGAACTTTGATGGGCTGCAGTTCATGGCTTCCTACACCACAGATCGTAGCGACGATACGCCCTCCAACCCGGCTCTTGATCCAACTGTGAGCACGAGTGATAAGGATCAGCCTGCATGGTCCTTGGCTGCGACCTTCGAGCAGGGTCCTATGTTCGTGACCGTGGCTTACGAGCAGCAGAACAATACTGCCTATGATTTCGCGGCTTTCGGGCAGCCCAATGAGATTGAAAACGCCAAGGCTTGGAAAGTGGGCGGCACCTACCAGATCGAAGATTTGACGCTCGCCGCACTTTACGAAAATTTGGATACTGGCACAGATTATCTGGGCGACCGTGATTCCTTCCACATTGGTGCCAAATATCAGCTGGGCCAAGCCTATGTGATGGGTTCCTACACGAATGCCGGCGACCTGGATGTCGACGATACCGGGGCTCAGATGTTCGCTCTCGGCGCAGGCTATGCCCTGTCCCCCCGCACTGGCGTTTACACCGTGTATGCTCACACCAGCAACGATGACAACGCGATCTATGGTCTGGCTGGTTCCGGCAAGAGCAAGGGTGTTGGCCCCACCAATTCCGCAGGTGGTCTTGCCCCCGGCGAAAACGTCTCCGGCTTCCAGGTCGGTGTGACCCACAACTTCTAA